The DNA region CGACATCCGCTCGCCATGCACGAGCGGCACGGCATCGATCAGGCGTGCGAGGTAGAAGCCGATCGCGGCGAGCGCGATCACGATCACGCCGATCAGCGCCGGGTTCAGCGTATGCGCGATCGCCACGCCGACCGGTGCGCCGAGCGCGAGTGCGCCGTAGGTCGCGATGCCGTTCCACGAGATCACCTTCGCGTTGTGCGCGACGCCGACCCGGCCAATGCCCCACAGGATCGCCCCCGTGCCGCACAGGCTTTCGCCGACACCCAGCACGAGCCGGCTCGCGACCAGCAGCACGAGGCTCGCGACTGGCCAGTGGGCCAGCAGCAGCGCGACGAGCAGCAGCACGCCCGACACGCCGCAGCCGATCAGCCCACGCAGCACCGTCTGCTTCGGCCCGAGCGTATCGGCGAAGCGCCCCGCGAGCGGGCGCGAGGCGAGCGTCGCGAAATACTGGACGCTGATCGCACCGCCCGCGACGATCGCGGAAAAGCCGAGATCGTCGTGGACGAAGCCCGGCAGCACGGCGAGCGGCAGGCCGATGGTCAGGTAGCAGATGAACGTGAAGCTGACGACGGACACGATTTGCAGCGTGACCGCGAACCCGCTGCGCGGCGGTGTGGCGGAATCGGTTGACATGGGGTCGGAACGAATGAGCGAAGCGGAGCGGAAGTTGGCGTAAAACGGAATCGGGATTTTCCCATGGAACCGGTTTTCACGCAGGTACCGCTTAGTTCAGCGCGCCCCGTTTCGTCGCCGACGGAGCGCCGGCGGATAGGCGCGGGCCGACCCGAAACGCAAGCGGGGCAACGCCGGAGCGGGGCGGCCGGGCGGCTTTGTCGCTCATATCGCGGCAGTTATATGGGCCGCATGCGTGATGGGCTATGGGTTGGGAAATTTGATGGTGATAGCGTGCAAACTGTCAGATAAACGTCGGTCGAGCGCCCTGCGCAGGCCGCCTTGCCCCCCTTGAAGAACGACAGAGACATGAGTGAGCCGATCCGCTTCTACCATCGTCACGCGGTCCGCGAAGTCAGCGGCGCGGACGTCACCCGCACCGTGCTGCAGTACCTGCGCGAGGATGCGCACTGCACCGGCACGAAGGAAGGCTGCGCGGAAGGCGACTGCGGCGCGTGCACGGTCGTCGTCGGCGAGCTGACCGACGCGGGCACGGTCGCGTTCAAGGCCGTCAACGCCTGCATCCAGTTCCTGCCGACGCTCGACGGCCGCGCGCTGCTGACGGTTGAAGACCTGCGCCAGCCGGACGGTTCGCTGCACCCGGTGCAGCAGGCGATGGTCGATTGCCACGGGTCGCAATGCGGGTTCTGCACGCCCGGCTTCGTGATGTCGATGTGGGCGTTGTATGAGAAGCACGGCCACGAGGGTTGCGGCAGCGCGTGCGCGAAGGCGAAGGACGTGCCGACGCGCACCGAGATCGCCGATGCGTTGACGGGCAACCTGTGCCGCTGCACCGGCTATCGCCCGATCGTCGACGCGGCCGTCCAGATGTTCAATGCGACCGGCGAAGGTGCGTCGCAGCCGGTAGCCCCGGTCGACACGGCCGCGCTTGCCCGCACGCTCGCGTCGCTCAAGCGTGACGACACGTTCGACTACACGACGAGCGACGGCGCGCGCTTCGCGGCGCCGCGCACGCTCGACGCACTGGCCGCGCTGAAGATCGAGCGGCCCGACGCGCGCATTCTCGCGGGCAGCACCGACATCGGCCTGTGGGTCACCAAGCAGTTGCGCCGGCTCGACGATCTGATCTACGTCGGCCAGATCGCCGAACTGCAGACCATCGCGCACGGCGACGACTGGATCGAGATCGGCGCGGGCGTGACGCTCGAGAACGCGTATGCGGCACTCGCCGGCACGTATCCGGAGCTGACCGAGATGTGGAAGCGCTTCGCGTCGCTGCCGATCCGCAACGCGGGGACGATGGGCGGCAACGTCGCGAACGGCTCGCCGATCGGCGACTCGATGCCGGGCCTGATCGCGCTCGGTGCGCGCGTCGTGCTGCGCGGCGGCGACACGGTGCGCGAGCTGCCGCTCGAGGCGCTCTACACCGGCTATCAGCAGAAGGACATGGCGCCGCACGAATTCGTCGTCAGCCTGAAGGTGCCGACTCGCACCGGCGCGCGCGCGAAGCTGCAGTTCCGCACCTACAAGGTGTCGAAACGGTTCGACTCCGACATCTCGGCTGTGTGCGCGGCGTTCGCGTTCATCGCGGACGGCGACACGATCCGCGAGCCGCGCATCGCGTTCGGCGGGATGGCCGCGACGCCGAAGCGCGCGACGCACACGGAAGCCGTGCTCGACGGCGCGCAGTGGCACGAAGCCACCGCGCAGGCCGCGATGCAGGCGCTCGAGCGCGACTATCAGCCGCTCTCTGACATGCGCGCGACGAGCACGTATCGCCTCGATGCCGCAAAGAACCTGGCGTATCGATTCTGGCTGGAGACGCGCCCGCACGACCCGCTGCCGCCGCAAGCCGTGAATGTGCGCGAAGTGGCCGCCGAAGCCGGCGCCGACGCCGACGCGCGCGTCTGAAGACGGAGAACACCGAACATGAACCAGCAAGCAGAACCGTTCCTGAACACCCTCGACCAGCAAGCCGACGCCGCGCAGGTGCACATCTCGCGTCCGCACGAATCCGCCCATCTGCACGTGAGCGGGCGCGCGACCTACACCGACGACATCCCGATCGTCGCCGGCACGCTGCACGCGGCGCTCGGGTTGTCGGCCAAACCGCACGCGAAGATCGTGTCGATGAACTTCGATGCGGTGCGCGCGACGCCGGGCGTGGTCGCCGTGTTCACGGCCGACGACATCCCGGGCGTCAACGACTGCGGCCCGATCATCCACGACGACCCGGTGCTCGCGAAAGGCATCGTGCAGTTCGTCGGCCAGCCGATGTTCATCGTCGTCGCGACGTCGCATGACATCGCGCGGCTCGCCGCGCGCCGCGCGCAGGTCGACTACGAGGAGCTGCCCGCGATCCTGACCGCGCAGGAAGCGCGCCAGGCCGAAACCTACGTGATCCCGCCGCTGAAGCTCGCGCGCGGCGACGCGGCCGCGCGCCTGGCTGCCGCGCCGCATCGCGAGTCGGGCGAGATGCTGCTCGGCGGCCAGGAGCAGTTCTATCTGGAAGGGCAGATTGCCTACGCGGTGCCGAAGGACGACGACGGGATGCACGTGTACTGCTCGACGCAGCACCCGAGCGAAATGCAGCACCTCGTCGCGCACGTGCTCGGCGTCGCGTCGCACAACGTGCTGGTCGAATGTCGCCGGATGGGCGGCGGCTTCGGCGGCAAGGAATCGCAGTCGGGCCTGTTCGCAT from Burkholderia ambifaria AMMD includes:
- a CDS encoding MFS transporter, translating into MSTDSATPPRSGFAVTLQIVSVVSFTFICYLTIGLPLAVLPGFVHDDLGFSAIVAGGAISVQYFATLASRPLAGRFADTLGPKQTVLRGLIGCGVSGVLLLVALLLAHWPVASLVLLVASRLVLGVGESLCGTGAILWGIGRVGVAHNAKVISWNGIATYGALALGAPVGVAIAHTLNPALIGVIVIALAAIGFYLARLIDAVPLVHGERMSYASVFTRVLPHGLGLALGSAGFGSIATFVTLYYAARHWPNAALSLTVFGTLFIGARLLFANTIKTYGGFRVAIVSFAFECSGLLLLWLAPVPHVALAGAALTGFGFALIFPALGVEAVALVPPASRGAALSAYSVFLDLSLGITGPLAGYIAGAFGYPQVFLFAAVAAAAGVALSMVLYQRQARVAGSGAAA
- the xdhA gene encoding xanthine dehydrogenase small subunit, with product MSEPIRFYHRHAVREVSGADVTRTVLQYLREDAHCTGTKEGCAEGDCGACTVVVGELTDAGTVAFKAVNACIQFLPTLDGRALLTVEDLRQPDGSLHPVQQAMVDCHGSQCGFCTPGFVMSMWALYEKHGHEGCGSACAKAKDVPTRTEIADALTGNLCRCTGYRPIVDAAVQMFNATGEGASQPVAPVDTAALARTLASLKRDDTFDYTTSDGARFAAPRTLDALAALKIERPDARILAGSTDIGLWVTKQLRRLDDLIYVGQIAELQTIAHGDDWIEIGAGVTLENAYAALAGTYPELTEMWKRFASLPIRNAGTMGGNVANGSPIGDSMPGLIALGARVVLRGGDTVRELPLEALYTGYQQKDMAPHEFVVSLKVPTRTGARAKLQFRTYKVSKRFDSDISAVCAAFAFIADGDTIREPRIAFGGMAATPKRATHTEAVLDGAQWHEATAQAAMQALERDYQPLSDMRATSTYRLDAAKNLAYRFWLETRPHDPLPPQAVNVREVAAEAGADADARV